One segment of Novipirellula aureliae DNA contains the following:
- a CDS encoding phytoene desaturase family protein gives MDEKYIPEYGVEGEKKRSSRTQQVIVIGSGLAGLASACVLAARGHAVTVLEKNDWFGGKAAVLNADGYRFDMGPTILTLPSVLRRVFSEADRDLDDYLELIRLDPQWRCFFESDSDRSGDSRFDEQANVLDLVADVDSMAQNIFKFTSSQKDADGYRRFLKMSEQLHGVSDRFYFWKSIGGIRDTIDVGGAFSAAVLKDVMSLKMGKSVASVVRSHVPDKRVAQMVDHFTQYVGSSPYASPAVLCGIAHMQTEEGIWYPVGGTRAVPEALTKLALDLGVTMRCGTDVMRITSENGRVTGVVTANNESIRATAVVSNCDAVRTYRELLDGTPQSEKFERKNHYEAACSGVVLYLGLNRRYKHLLHHNFVFSRDPEVEFDFIYNKGEPAPDPSAYVCAPAISEPEVAPADGEALYVLVHTPYLRSNHDWKQMLPGYREVILNKLERTGGLENIRDAIVYESALTPEDIHHRYRVLDGAIYGLASHGRFVGAFKPANRRTDFAGLYLAGGAAHPGPGMPMVLMSGWIAADSLDQDSTTF, from the coding sequence ATGGACGAAAAATATATCCCTGAGTATGGAGTCGAGGGTGAAAAGAAGCGATCGAGTCGGACCCAGCAGGTGATTGTAATCGGCAGCGGTTTGGCAGGATTGGCTTCCGCTTGTGTTTTAGCAGCGCGCGGACACGCGGTAACGGTTCTCGAAAAGAATGATTGGTTTGGGGGCAAAGCAGCCGTGCTCAATGCAGACGGTTATCGCTTTGACATGGGGCCAACCATTTTGACGCTGCCGAGCGTGTTGAGGCGAGTTTTTTCGGAAGCTGACCGCGATCTGGACGATTACCTCGAGCTGATCCGCTTGGACCCCCAGTGGCGATGTTTTTTCGAGAGCGATAGTGACCGTTCGGGTGACAGCAGGTTTGACGAGCAGGCCAATGTGCTCGATTTGGTTGCCGACGTTGATTCGATGGCGCAAAACATCTTCAAATTCACGTCTTCGCAGAAAGACGCCGATGGCTATCGTCGCTTTCTAAAGATGAGCGAACAACTCCACGGTGTTTCCGATCGATTCTACTTCTGGAAATCAATCGGCGGTATCCGCGATACCATCGATGTAGGGGGGGCGTTTTCAGCAGCTGTTTTGAAGGATGTGATGTCGCTGAAGATGGGCAAGAGTGTTGCATCGGTCGTTCGTTCCCACGTTCCCGACAAACGGGTTGCCCAGATGGTGGACCACTTCACCCAATACGTCGGATCGTCCCCGTATGCATCGCCTGCTGTTCTTTGTGGAATCGCTCATATGCAAACGGAGGAAGGTATTTGGTATCCCGTTGGTGGTACGCGAGCGGTCCCGGAAGCACTGACGAAACTGGCACTCGATCTTGGTGTCACGATGCGGTGTGGCACCGACGTGATGCGGATCACTTCTGAGAATGGACGTGTGACAGGCGTCGTCACGGCCAATAACGAAAGCATTCGTGCTACGGCGGTCGTCAGTAATTGTGATGCTGTTCGGACTTATCGCGAACTACTTGACGGAACGCCTCAATCCGAAAAATTCGAACGCAAGAATCATTACGAAGCCGCTTGCAGCGGAGTCGTATTGTACCTAGGACTCAATCGCCGCTACAAACATTTGTTGCACCATAACTTTGTCTTTTCTCGAGATCCCGAAGTAGAGTTTGACTTCATTTACAACAAAGGCGAACCAGCTCCCGATCCAAGTGCCTACGTATGCGCTCCGGCGATTAGCGAACCAGAGGTAGCACCAGCCGATGGCGAAGCCCTTTACGTGCTGGTCCACACCCCTTATCTGCGGAGCAATCACGATTGGAAACAAATGCTTCCTGGCTACCGAGAGGTGATTCTCAACAAATTAGAGCGAACGGGTGGATTGGAAAACATTCGCGATGCGATTGTCTACGAATCGGCGTTGACGCCTGAAGACATTCACCATCGCTATCGCGTACTGGACGGCGCGATCTACGGTTTGGCCAGTCATGGGCGATTTGTGGGAGCATTCAAACCAGCGAATCGGCGGACCGATTTCGCAGGGCTTTACTTGGCCGGGGGGGCGGCCCACCCAGGCCCCGGAATGCCGATGGTCTTGATGAGTGGATGGATTGCGGCCGATTCCTTAGACCAAGATTCGACAACGTTCTAA